The Oncorhynchus tshawytscha isolate Ot180627B linkage group LG16, Otsh_v2.0, whole genome shotgun sequence nucleotide sequence ctctccctcagccctctctcctctatccctctctccctcagccctctctcctctatccctctctccttcagccctctctcctctatccctctctccttcagccctctctccttcagccctctctcctctatccctccctcctctagccctctctcctctatccctctctcctctatccctctctcctctagccctctctccttcagccctctctcctctatccctctctccttcagccctctctcctttatccctctctcctttatccctctctcctctatccctctctcatctagccctctctccttcagccctctctcctctatccctctctcctctatcccactctcctctagccctctctcctctatccctctctccttcagctctctctcctctatccctctctccttcagccctctttcctctagccctctctcctctatccttctctccttcagccctctctcctctatccctctctcctctatccctccctcctctagccctctctcctctatccctctctcctctatccctctctcctctagccctctctccttcagccctctctcctttatccctctctcctttatccctctctcctctatccctctctcatctagccctctctccttcagccctctctcctctatccctctctcctctcagccctctctcctctatccctctctccttcagctctctctcctctatccctctctccttcagccctctttcctctagccctctctcctctatccttctctccttcagccctctctcctctagccctctctcctctatccctctctcctctatccctccctcctctagccctctctcctctatccctctctcctctatccctctctcctctagccctctctccttcagccctctctcctctatccctctctccttcagccctctctcctttatccctctctcctttatccctctctcctctatccctctctccttcagccctctttcctctagccctctctcctctatccctctctccttcagccctctttcctctagccctctctcctctatccttctctccttcagccctctctcctctagccctctctcctctatccctctctccgtcagccctctctcctctagccctctctcctctatccctctctccgtcagccctctctcctctagccctctctcctctatccctctctccttcagccctctctcctctagccctctctcctctatccctctctcctctagccctctctcctctatccctctctccttcagccctctttcctctagccctctctcctctatccctctctccttcagccctctctcctctagccctctctcctctatccctctctccttcagccctctttcctctagccctctctcctctatccttctctccttcagccctctctcctctagccctctctcctctatccctctctccgtcagccctctctcctctagccctctctcctctatccctctctctgtcagccctctctcctctatccctctctccttcagccctctctcctctagccctctctcctctatccctctctccgtcagccctctcctttcctcccacctcatcctcctctcaccCAGGTCAGCTATGCAGCACTGTCCGTTCATCTTGACCAGGATGTTTCGGCTCTTCAGGTCTCGGTGGGCGATGGCGGGTTTTCCCTGGCAGCTGAGTATCTCTGTGTGAAGGTGGACCAGACCACAGGCTACAGACAGGCACATCCTTAGGCAGCTCTCTGGGTCCACGCTGCTGTACTGGAGGAAGTCGTAGAGACTACCCAGCTGGTGGAAGTGGGTGATCAGCCACAGCTGAGTAGTGGAGTTCTGAGACGTCATGTCAGATGCTATGAAGCCTGGGGGGAGACAAGACAGAAGGTATTGTGATCGtcagaccaggccagaccagaccagaccaggccagaccagaccaggccagaccagaccaggtcaGGCCAGACCAGGCCAGGCAAGCTAAATCAAGTGTACCAGAAGTCATTGAAAGGAAACAAACACTATTTTGATTCCAGGGGAATTGGTAGAAATGTAGGAATTGTTCTAAAAGTGAACTAACAGGATTACGATGACTCACCCAGGATGTTGTCATGTCTGAGCTGTACAGTGTTGTAAATCTCTGTCTCCCTGAACCAAGACTGCTCATCCCTGGAGGAGAAGATCTTCACGGCTACACTCTCTCCCATCCAGGTGCCTCTCCACACCTCTCCATACCTGCCCTTAcctgggtagagagagggacagaggaacaggCACACAGCAGAGATGGAGTGAGTTGGTATAACGATGTCATCACACTAGTAAGACTGGAAATGAACCCAAGGGTACATAAACTCCATGACATATTGGTACATGAACTCCATAACATATTGGTACATGAACTCCATATCATATTGGTACATTAACCCCATATCATATTGGTACATTAACCCCAAAACATATTGGTACATGAACTCCATAACATATTGGTACATGAACTCCATAACATATTGGTACATTAACTCCATAACATACTGGTACATTAACCCCAAAACATATTGGTACATGAACTCCATAACATATTGGTACATAAACAAGTGAGTTTGAGTAAGGCACTGAGAGACATAAAGGAGGGAGTGAGAATGAAGAAGAGTATTTTACCGATGCACCCGACCAGAGAGATCTGTCGTGCCATGGTCCTCTGTACCAGGTATGGCAGACCAGTCCCACTGCCTGAGGTACAGAACTCATCAATGACAtcctacagacacagagagagtcacacaCATCAAGGATCACAGTCCCCTGCCACTTGTTGTCATGTAGCAATTTCATAATATACTTTAAGTACCAATATTATTGCTAAAGGGGCAGTGATCTTGGTACTGATTCTGTGACATCTAAATGTCCTCTTGTGTGTCAATACAATTAAATTCAATTTCATAAAATTCCATTCTTACCCCATAGGTGGGATCTGCCCCACTGGGGACCTTGAGCAAGGTGACGTCATGGTCCTTGTTGTAGCCAAGCCTGTGGTGCTGTGATCTGGAGCAGAGCCACGACACCaggccacacacacccacagtgaggatcagcagcagcagcagggggaCAGCCACCAGAAGAATCACACCGTTCCCCTCCCTCGTAGGCTCAGCTGCTggacagtcaacacacacagggTCATACAGGTGAGAGGGAATAGCAGAAAGACAAGATGATTTTGATATAAAAGCCCACCAACAGCCACCAGGGGGCATCAGAGTTCTGTATGACACTGACCTGTTAGTCAGACTCCCAGAGAGTTCTGTATGACACTACCCTGTTAGGCAGACTCCCAGAGTTCTGTATGACACTGACCTGTTAGTCAGACTCCCAGAGAGTTCTGTATGACACTGACCTGTTAGTCAGACTCCCAGAGAGTTCTGTATGACACTGACCTGTTAGTCAGACTCCCAGAGAGTTCTGTATGACACTGCCCTGTTAGTCAGACTCCCAGAGAGTTCTGTATGACACTGACCTGTTAGTCAGACTCCCGGAGAGTTCTGTATGACActgccctgttagacagactccCAGAGAGTTCTGTATGACACTGACCTGTTAGTCAGACTCCCAGAGAGTTCTGTATGACACTGCCCTGTTAGTCAGACTCCCTGAGGAGTTGTTCCATAATAGAACTACTGAAATATGAGCCTCAAGTTTGACTGCTGGTCTCATTTTCTGCCTGATAGTTAATTGATTGATTCAAGTCACTGACTGACGAGATAATGTCATGGGtctgaatcagtccctgattcTAGAGGGGAAGTATGGACCTCATATGAGACCAGACATGCCATAAGGGGTTCTACACTGTTGGAGAGGCTTCTAGAGTAGATGTAGGGTTCTGACCTGGGTCTGGTGGAGCGGAGCTGTTGACATTACAGAGAGGGGGTTCTAGACTAAAGAACATGTATCTCCAGTGTTCTGACCTGGGTCTGGTGGAGCGGAGCTGTTGACATTACAGAGAGGGGGTTCTAGACTAAAGAACATGTATCTCCAGTGTTCTGACCTGGGTCTGGTGGAGCGGAGCTGTTGACATTACAGAGAGGGGGTTCTAGACTAAAGAACATGTATCTCCAGTGTTCTGACCTGGGTCTGGTGGAGCGGAGCTGTTGACATTACAGAGGTTGTTGGAGCAGCAGAGGACATACAGTCCCAGGAAGTTGGTGGAACACTGTTCCTTGTAGTGGTCCTTGTGGAagcagcccctctcctctctgccatgcACCTTGGTGTAGAAGCAGTAGGCACCTCTACAGGTGCCGTTCCTACATGTCCCCTTGTTGTTCTCACATGCACACAGAAGGTTGGTGCTGTCGTCAGGGCCTGGGGGAGAGGGAACCAttgagtgtgtgtgctgtgtaagtatgcaaaaaacacatgctcgcacgcacacacgcacacacaaacgtgAACATAAAGGCATAGGACAGATttataataaacagtaacacagCTCTATAGAGTAAATGTATTTCACAATATTACACAGAAACAAATGTACCCTCTGATGATGACCCCACGGATGACTGATCTGAAAAATATAAAAGACAGTGGTGAGAGAAAGTCCAGGTTTGGTGGGCCTGAGACTGGGCCTGAGACTGGGCCTGAGGATAGAGCTGGGCCTGAGACTGGGCCTGAGACTGGGCCTGAGGATAGAGCTGGGCCTGAGACTGGGCCTGAGACTGGGCCTGAGGATAGAGCTGGGCCTGAGACTGGGCCTGAGGCTGGGCCTGAGGATGGAACTGGGCCTGGGGATGGGCCTGaggctggagctgggcctggggCTGAGCCTGAGCCTGGGCCTGTCTGGAGCAAAAGAGAAACCTCAGTGGAGACTAGAGgggattctctctctcccagagaggggtttctctctctctctccctgaggggggtatctctctctctccctaagggggtttctttatctctccctgaggggtgtttctctctctctctccttgaggggggtttccctctctctccctaaggggggtttctctctctctccctaaggggggtttctctctctctccctaagggGTCTCCCGAGggggtgtttctctctctctccccaagggGTTTCTCCCTAaggggtgtttctctctctctccctaagggggtttctctctctctccccgagggggtttctctctctctctctcccggggtgtttctctctctctcccccctaaggggtttctctctctctccccaaggggtttctctctctctcccctaagggggtttctctctctctccctgagggggtttctctctcccctgggggtgtctctctctctctcccgagggggtttctctctctctccctccctaaggggtgtttctctctctctccccaagggggtttctctctctctccctaagggagtttctctctctctctccctaagggggtttctctctctccctgagggggattctctctctccctgggggtgtctctctctctctcactgagggggtttctctctctctccctgagggggtttctctctccctccctgaaggggttttctctctctccctgagggggtttctctctctccctaagggggtttttctctctctctccctgagggggtttgtctctctcccttaggggtttctctctctctcctgggggggttctctctttctccctgagggggctttctctctctccctaaggggtttctctctctccctaagggggtttctctctctcctgagagggctttctctctctcccctaaggggtttctctctctccctaagggggtttctctctctccctaagggggtttctctctctccctgagagggctttctctctccccctaagggggggtttctctctctccctaagggggtttctctctctctctctaaggggtgtttctctctctcccccctaaggggtttctttatctctccctaaggggtttctctctctccctaaggggtgtttctctctctcccctaagggggtttctctctctcctccctaaggggtgtttctctctctctccctaagggGGTTTCTTTATCTCTCCCTAAGGGGGTTTCTCTCTCCCTAAGGGGGTTTCTTTATCTCTCCCTAAGggggtttctctctcccctaagggggtttctctctctccctaaggggtgtttctctctctctcccctaagggggtttctctctctctccccgagggggtttctctctctcctccctaaggggtgtttctctctctctccccaaggggtttctctctctctccctaaggggagtttctctctctctctcctaagggggtttctctctctcccctgaggggggtttctctctctccctgggggtgtctctctctctccccgagggggtttctctctctctccctccctaaggggtgtttctctctctctccccaagggggtttctctctctccctaaggggagtttctctctctctccctaagggggtttctctctctcccccctgaggggggtttctctctctccctgggggggtgtctctctctctctcctgagggggtttctctctctctccctgagggggtttctctctccctccctgaagggggtttctctctctctcccctgagggggtttctctctctctccccctaaggggtttctctctctctcccctgggggtttctctctctccctaagggggtttctctctctccctaagggggtttctctctctctccctaagggggtttctctctctccctggggggtgtctctctctctcactaagggggtttctctctctccctgagggggttctctctctctccctgaaggggtttctctctctcccctgagggggtttctctctccctccctgaagggggtttctctctctccctgagggggtttctctctctcccctaagggggtttctctctctctccctgagggggtttctctctctctccctaagggggtttctctctctccccctaagggggtttctctctctctcccccctaagggggtttctctctctccctgggggggtgtctctctctctcactaagggggtttctctctctctccctgagggggtttctctctctctccctgaagggggtttctctctctctccctgagggggtttctctctctcccctaaggggggttctctctctctctccccctaagggggtttctctctctcccctaagggggtttctctctctccctgggggggtgtctctctctctctctccttgtttctgTTGTTTCACTACAGTACGAAGAGCACTTCTCatctacattacacacacatctgCACCCAGCTGATTCCCCAGCAGCAGCAACACACTCACTTACACTCAGATACACAAACAAAaggacagacacagatacacaaagattttaaaaaacacacaaacacacttgtgATTATGTAAGCTAGCACACCtaaagatacaaacacacacacatcacctttGTTGAATTACCTGCATGAGCGGTGGAG carries:
- the LOC112216362 gene encoding serine/threonine-protein kinase receptor R3 isoform X1, which encodes MGGAAMLTVLLSGMCLWTSTAHADQSSVGSSSEGPDDSTNLLCACENNKGTCRNGTCRGAYCFYTKVHGREERGCFHKDHYKEQCSTNFLGLYVLCCSNNLCNVNSSAPPDPAAEPTREGNGVILLVAVPLLLLLILTVGVCGLVSWLCSRSQHHRLGYNKDHDVTLLKVPSGADPTYGDVIDEFCTSGSGTGLPYLVQRTMARQISLVGCIGKGRYGEVWRGTWMGESVAVKIFSSRDEQSWFRETEIYNTVQLRHDNILGFIASDMTSQNSTTQLWLITHFHQLGSLYDFLQYSSVDPESCLRMCLSVACGLVHLHTEILSCQGKPAIAHRDLKSRNILVKMNGQCCIADLGLAVMHSQTSDYLDVGNNPRVGTKRYMAPEVLDESIRMDIFESYKQTDIWALGLVLWEISTRTIVNGIVEEYRPPFFDMVPSDPSFEEMKKVVCLDKQRPSMHNRLHSHPILSSITKIMKECWFQSPPARLTALRVRKTLSKLDQDHGYPTEKLKMDLQASTPDYKQDV
- the LOC112216362 gene encoding serine/threonine-protein kinase receptor R3 isoform X3, which produces MGGAAMLTVLLSGMCLWTSTAHAGPDDSTNLLCACENNKGTCRNGTCRGAYCFYTKVHGREERGCFHKDHYKEQCSTNFLGLYVLCCSNNLCNVNSSAPPDPAAEPTREGNGVILLVAVPLLLLLILTVGVCGLVSWLCSRSQHHRLGYNKDHDVTLLKVPSGADPTYGDVIDEFCTSGSGTGLPYLVQRTMARQISLVGCIGKGRYGEVWRGTWMGESVAVKIFSSRDEQSWFRETEIYNTVQLRHDNILGFIASDMTSQNSTTQLWLITHFHQLGSLYDFLQYSSVDPESCLRMCLSVACGLVHLHTEILSCQGKPAIAHRDLKSRNILVKMNGQCCIADLGLAVMHSQTSDYLDVGNNPRVGTKRYMAPEVLDESIRMDIFESYKQTDIWALGLVLWEISTRTIVNGIVEEYRPPFFDMVPSDPSFEEMKKVVCLDKQRPSMHNRLHSHPILSSITKIMKECWFQSPPARLTALRVRKTLSKLDQDHGYPTEKLKMDLQASTPDYKQDV
- the LOC112216362 gene encoding serine/threonine-protein kinase receptor R3 isoform X6: MFFSLEPPLCNVNSSAPPDPAEPTREGNGVILLVAVPLLLLLILTVGVCGLVSWLCSRSQHHRLGYNKDHDVTLLKVPSGADPTYGDVIDEFCTSGSGTGLPYLVQRTMARQISLVGCIGKGRYGEVWRGTWMGESVAVKIFSSRDEQSWFRETEIYNTVQLRHDNILGFIASDMTSQNSTTQLWLITHFHQLGSLYDFLQYSSVDPESCLRMCLSVACGLVHLHTEILSCQGKPAIAHRDLKSRNILVKMNGQCCIADLGLAVMHSQTSDYLDVGNNPRVGTKRYMAPEVLDESIRMDIFESYKQTDIWALGLVLWEISTRTIVNGIVEEYRPPFFDMVPSDPSFEEMKKVVCLDKQRPSMHNRLHSHPILSSITKIMKECWFQSPPARLTALRVRKTLSKLDQDHGYPTEKLKMDLQASTPDYKQDV
- the LOC112216362 gene encoding serine/threonine-protein kinase receptor R3 isoform X2; its protein translation is MGGAAMLTVLLSGMCLWTSTAHADQSSVGSSSEGPDDSTNLLCACENNKGTCRNGTCRGAYCFYTKVHGREERGCFHKDHYKEQCSTNFLGLYVLCCSNNLCNVNSSAPPDPAEPTREGNGVILLVAVPLLLLLILTVGVCGLVSWLCSRSQHHRLGYNKDHDVTLLKVPSGADPTYGDVIDEFCTSGSGTGLPYLVQRTMARQISLVGCIGKGRYGEVWRGTWMGESVAVKIFSSRDEQSWFRETEIYNTVQLRHDNILGFIASDMTSQNSTTQLWLITHFHQLGSLYDFLQYSSVDPESCLRMCLSVACGLVHLHTEILSCQGKPAIAHRDLKSRNILVKMNGQCCIADLGLAVMHSQTSDYLDVGNNPRVGTKRYMAPEVLDESIRMDIFESYKQTDIWALGLVLWEISTRTIVNGIVEEYRPPFFDMVPSDPSFEEMKKVVCLDKQRPSMHNRLHSHPILSSITKIMKECWFQSPPARLTALRVRKTLSKLDQDHGYPTEKLKMDLQASTPDYKQDV
- the LOC112216362 gene encoding serine/threonine-protein kinase receptor R3 isoform X5, whose protein sequence is MFFSLEPPLCNVNSSAPPDPAAEPTREGNGVILLVAVPLLLLLILTVGVCGLVSWLCSRSQHHRLGYNKDHDVTLLKVPSGADPTYGDVIDEFCTSGSGTGLPYLVQRTMARQISLVGCIGKGRYGEVWRGTWMGESVAVKIFSSRDEQSWFRETEIYNTVQLRHDNILGFIASDMTSQNSTTQLWLITHFHQLGSLYDFLQYSSVDPESCLRMCLSVACGLVHLHTEILSCQGKPAIAHRDLKSRNILVKMNGQCCIADLGLAVMHSQTSDYLDVGNNPRVGTKRYMAPEVLDESIRMDIFESYKQTDIWALGLVLWEISTRTIVNGIVEEYRPPFFDMVPSDPSFEEMKKVVCLDKQRPSMHNRLHSHPILSSITKIMKECWFQSPPARLTALRVRKTLSKLDQDHGYPTEKLKMDLQASTPDYKQDV
- the LOC112216362 gene encoding serine/threonine-protein kinase receptor R3 isoform X4 encodes the protein MGGAAMLTVLLSGMCLWTSTAHADQSSVGSSSEGPDDSTNLLCACENNKGTCRNGTCRGAYCFYTKVHGREERGCFHKDHYKEQCSTNFLGLYVLCCSNNLCNVNSSAPPDPAAEPTREGNGVILLVAVPLLLLLILTVGVCGLVSWLCSRSQHHRLGYNKDHDVTLLKVPSGADPTYGDVIDEFCTSGSGTGLPYLVQRTMARQISLVGCIGKGRYGEVWRGTWMGESVAVKIFSSRDEQSWFRETEIYNTVQLRHDNILGFIASDMTSQNSTTQLWLITHFHQLGSLYDFLQYSSVDPESCLRMCLSVACGLVHLHTEILSCQGKPAIAHRDLKSRNILVKMNGQCCIADLGLAVMHSQTSDYLDVGNNPRVGTKRYMAPEVLDESIRMDIFESYKQTDIWALGLVLWEISTRTIVNGIVEEYRPPFFDMVPSDPSFEEMKKVVCLDKQRPSMHNRLHSHPVRHTDAHTLSVQNIRNSGSFHDSLTRSCLPLPR